From a single Equus asinus isolate D_3611 breed Donkey chromosome 2, EquAss-T2T_v2, whole genome shotgun sequence genomic region:
- the LYSMD4 gene encoding lysM and putative peptidoglycan-binding domain-containing protein 4 isoform X2: protein MRQKEALTKTFQGPAIVCRTPTSHVYVFESGSGDSGDSSEEQSQRVALRPRSKECRKKGAHQPHQPGAGDVVLLQRELAREDSLNKLALQYGCKVADIKKVNNFIREQDLYALKSIKIPVKIHGIITETHKELRPLPSPSSETRVTFEEQPDPDRAAVDAAAPSSPLTDFFKDIDQNLERAVQSEIYLSESYCAETSSQPLLPAPLKTPTDGADCGIQWWNAVFIMLLIGIVLPVFYLVYFKIQATGEIPSSLNTTVVPNGSLALGAVPGQAPKLVIPVPTIPSSDSQFTQTTQTGN, encoded by the exons ATGAGGCAGAAAGAAGCGTTAACCAAGACCTTCCAAGGCCCAGCTATTGTATGTAGGACTCCGACCAGCCACGTTTACGTGTTTGAGAGTGGCAGTGGGGACTCGGGGGATTCCTCTGAGGAACAGTCCCAGCGTGTGGCTCTGCGACCCCGGAGCAAGGAGTGCCGGAAGAAGGGTGCCCACCAGCCTCACCAGCCAGGAGCGGGGGACGTGGTCCTGCTGCAGAGGGAGCTGGCCCGAGAGGACAGCCTCAACAAGCTCGCTCTTCAGTATGGCTGCAAA GTTGCAGATATCAAGAAAGTCAACAACTTCATCAGAGAACAAGACTTATATGCTTTGAAATCTATTAAGATTCCAGTGAAAATCCATGGGATCATAACAGAGACCCACAAAGAACTCAGACCTCTCCCAAGCCCATCCTCAGAGACCAGAGTGACCTTTGAGGAGCAGCCAGACCCAGACAGAGCAGCTGTAGATGCCGCTGCCCCGTCCAGCCCACTGACGGATTTCTTTAAGGACATTGACCAGAATCTTGAGCGTGCAGTGCAGTCAGAAATCTATTTGAGTGAAAGTTACTGTGCAGAGACCTCCAGTCAGCCGCTGCTTCCAGCTCCTCTGAAGACGCCTACAGATGGCGCAGACTGTGGAATTCAGTGGTGGAATGctgtttttatcatgcttctaaTTGGGATTGTTTTACCAGTGTTTTATTTggtctattttaaaatacaggcTACTGGTGAGATCCCTAGTAGCTTGAACACAACTGTTGTCCCCAATGGCTCCCTGGCACTGGGTGCAGTTCCAGGGCAAGCCCCCAAATTAGTTATTCCAGTGCCAACCATCCCCTCTTCAGACAGCCAGTTCACTCAAACCACCCAGACAGGAAACTAG
- the LYSMD4 gene encoding lysM and putative peptidoglycan-binding domain-containing protein 4 isoform X1, giving the protein MLRRLHLSESEREKQTGWGGSTKAGGLAKTVKKMRQKEALTKTFQGPAIVCRTPTSHVYVFESGSGDSGDSSEEQSQRVALRPRSKECRKKGAHQPHQPGAGDVVLLQRELAREDSLNKLALQYGCKVADIKKVNNFIREQDLYALKSIKIPVKIHGIITETHKELRPLPSPSSETRVTFEEQPDPDRAAVDAAAPSSPLTDFFKDIDQNLERAVQSEIYLSESYCAETSSQPLLPAPLKTPTDGADCGIQWWNAVFIMLLIGIVLPVFYLVYFKIQATGEIPSSLNTTVVPNGSLALGAVPGQAPKLVIPVPTIPSSDSQFTQTTQTGN; this is encoded by the exons ATGTTGCGGCGTTTGCACTTGTCTGAGAGTGAACGCGAAAAGCAGACGGGGTGGGGAGGGTCCACGAAGGCAGGGGGCCTGGCAAAAACGG TTAAGAAAATGAGGCAGAAAGAAGCGTTAACCAAGACCTTCCAAGGCCCAGCTATTGTATGTAGGACTCCGACCAGCCACGTTTACGTGTTTGAGAGTGGCAGTGGGGACTCGGGGGATTCCTCTGAGGAACAGTCCCAGCGTGTGGCTCTGCGACCCCGGAGCAAGGAGTGCCGGAAGAAGGGTGCCCACCAGCCTCACCAGCCAGGAGCGGGGGACGTGGTCCTGCTGCAGAGGGAGCTGGCCCGAGAGGACAGCCTCAACAAGCTCGCTCTTCAGTATGGCTGCAAA GTTGCAGATATCAAGAAAGTCAACAACTTCATCAGAGAACAAGACTTATATGCTTTGAAATCTATTAAGATTCCAGTGAAAATCCATGGGATCATAACAGAGACCCACAAAGAACTCAGACCTCTCCCAAGCCCATCCTCAGAGACCAGAGTGACCTTTGAGGAGCAGCCAGACCCAGACAGAGCAGCTGTAGATGCCGCTGCCCCGTCCAGCCCACTGACGGATTTCTTTAAGGACATTGACCAGAATCTTGAGCGTGCAGTGCAGTCAGAAATCTATTTGAGTGAAAGTTACTGTGCAGAGACCTCCAGTCAGCCGCTGCTTCCAGCTCCTCTGAAGACGCCTACAGATGGCGCAGACTGTGGAATTCAGTGGTGGAATGctgtttttatcatgcttctaaTTGGGATTGTTTTACCAGTGTTTTATTTggtctattttaaaatacaggcTACTGGTGAGATCCCTAGTAGCTTGAACACAACTGTTGTCCCCAATGGCTCCCTGGCACTGGGTGCAGTTCCAGGGCAAGCCCCCAAATTAGTTATTCCAGTGCCAACCATCCCCTCTTCAGACAGCCAGTTCACTCAAACCACCCAGACAGGAAACTAG